The Daucus carota subsp. sativus chromosome 9, DH1 v3.0, whole genome shotgun sequence genome window below encodes:
- the LOC135149440 gene encoding protein MAIN-LIKE 1-like, translated as MDVGRSGPGPLDGSLLTLQSVHRSQVVWDNIEPPPDFRLRTNFGEYWKQVRAHRPHQMIMDAIRDLGFDCIFRLGQFKHDRGLITAFIERWRGETHTFHLPFGEATITLEDVHHILGLPTEGDPLILRGASTSVEERRVLVGEFLGLLPEAKDDVNRGGLKIKWLVDNFGSCERLEQLDPEDIGYGVQLTYHIRAHLLCVIGSLFPHSSGNRVQLDLLWLMRDMDQLRRYSWGSAVLGFLYQKLCSSSPTMPCLASRYSNNRISVANFIFSASLSMAIETSLLVFVQLHSSIPSSSFLDCFCLSMRCF; from the exons ATGGATGTCGGTCGTTCTGGTCCCGGACCTTTAGACGGGAGTTTGTTGACATTACAGTCTGTGCACAGGTCTCAGGTTGTGTGGGACAACATAGAG CCACCCCCTGATTTCAGATTGAGGACAAACTTTGGGGAGTATTGGAAGCAAGTTCGAGCCCACAGACCGCATCAGATGATCATGGATGCAATCAgggatttaggatttgattgcaTATTTAGGCTGGGACAGTTCAAGCACGACAGGGGTTTGATTACAGCCTTTATCGAGAGATGGCGTGGAGAGACGCACACCTTCCACCTGCCGTTCGGAGAGGCCACTATCACTCTTGAGGATGTGCATCACATTCTCGGGTTACCCACTGAGGGTGATCCACTCATCCTCCGTGGAGCGAGTACCAGCGTGGAGGAAAGGCGCGTGCTAGTAGGCGAATTTCTTGGGCTATTACCAGAAGCCAAGGACGATGTTAACCGAGGTGGTTTAAAGATCAAATGGCTTGTGGATAACTTCGGGTCTTGTGAGCGGTTGGAGCAGTTGGATCCAGAGGATATAGGTTATGGTGTACAGCTTACCTACCATATTCGGGCGCACCTACTATGCGTTATTGGATCATTGTTCCCCCACAGCAGCGGGAACCGCGTGCAGCTTGACCTTCTATGGTTAATGAGGGACATGGACCAGCTGCGTCGGTATAGCTGGGGTAGTGCTGTTCTTGGCTTCCTATACCAGAAGCTATGTTCTTCTAGCCCTACTATGCCCTGTCTCGCTTCTCGATACTCCAACAACCGCATCTCCGTAGcaaacttcatcttctccgCATCCCTTTCCATGGCAATTGAAACAAGTCTTCTCGTTTTTGTACAACTCCATTCTTCCATCCCGTCGTCAAGCTTTCTAGATTGTTTCTGCTTGTCCATGAGATGTTTTTAG